The Paraburkholderia acidisoli genome contains a region encoding:
- a CDS encoding TauD/TfdA dioxygenase family protein, giving the protein MQAPLSAVSETAAHAPDAWPFTLTRHTPRIGAEIGGIDLREPLDDATYLALRRALLRYKVLFFRDQDITPAQHVAMARRFGELEVHPTFPHHPEHPELVILGRNDAKRGRENLYHSDVSWREIPSMGSMLRCVQCPEVGGDTIWIDMVAAYEDLPDDIKTRLAGLTAVHDFLPLFGIVVPTDQHAEMKRRFPPVTHPVVRTHPETGEKILYVNEAFTTHLANYGQQTVERYRVGFDFKLAEMDLLQTLFRQAQVPEYQVRLKWQPNTIALWDNRSCQHYAVQDYFPAVRQMMRATVIGERPV; this is encoded by the coding sequence ATGCAAGCTCCCCTTAGCGCCGTCAGCGAGACGGCAGCCCACGCGCCCGACGCCTGGCCCTTCACGCTCACGCGCCACACGCCTCGCATCGGCGCGGAGATCGGCGGCATCGATCTGCGCGAACCGCTCGACGACGCCACCTACCTCGCCCTGCGCCGCGCGCTGCTGCGCTACAAGGTGCTGTTCTTCCGCGATCAGGACATCACGCCCGCGCAGCATGTGGCCATGGCGCGGCGCTTCGGCGAACTCGAGGTCCATCCCACGTTTCCGCATCACCCCGAACACCCGGAACTCGTCATCCTGGGTCGCAACGACGCGAAGCGCGGCCGCGAGAACCTCTACCACTCCGACGTGTCGTGGCGCGAGATCCCGTCGATGGGCTCGATGCTGCGTTGCGTGCAGTGCCCCGAGGTCGGCGGCGACACGATCTGGATCGACATGGTGGCGGCGTACGAGGACCTGCCCGACGACATCAAGACGCGCCTTGCCGGGCTCACGGCCGTGCACGATTTCCTGCCGCTCTTCGGCATTGTCGTGCCCACCGACCAGCATGCCGAGATGAAGCGGCGCTTCCCGCCCGTGACGCACCCGGTCGTGCGCACGCACCCCGAAACCGGCGAAAAAATCCTCTATGTGAACGAGGCGTTCACCACGCATCTCGCGAATTACGGCCAGCAGACCGTCGAGCGCTACCGCGTGGGCTTCGACTTCAAGCTCGCGGAAATGGACCTGCTGCAAACGCTGTTCCGCCAGGCGCAGGTGCCCGAGTACCAGGTGCGCCTCAAGTGGCAGCCGAACACGATCGCGCTCTGGGACAACCGATCTTGCCAACACTACGCCGTGCAGGACTATTTCCCCGCCGTGCGCCAGATGATGCGCGCGACCGTGATCGGCGAACGGCCGGTTTGA
- a CDS encoding BON domain-containing protein, translating into MTLVRCGQALAVAMLLAVSVSVRAQDAASGASPLSAAASATAGTTTGTTKGATPASSRAADRALRRRVLNALAKAKGLRAAGITVRATNGAVILEGGVPEEAQIEQAATVAKGVQGVTSVTNTLMLSTF; encoded by the coding sequence ATGACTCTCGTTCGATGCGGCCAGGCGCTTGCCGTGGCCATGCTGTTGGCGGTTTCGGTTTCGGTCCGGGCGCAGGATGCGGCTTCGGGGGCGTCGCCCCTGAGCGCGGCAGCGAGCGCCACGGCGGGCACTACAACGGGCACCACGAAGGGCGCCACGCCCGCTTCTTCGCGGGCCGCCGACCGCGCGCTGCGCCGCCGCGTGCTCAACGCGCTCGCGAAGGCCAAGGGGCTGCGCGCGGCCGGCATCACCGTGCGCGCGACCAACGGCGCCGTGATCCTCGAAGGCGGTGTGCCCGAGGAGGCGCAGATCGAGCAGGCGGCCACGGTGGCGAAGGGCGTGCAGGGCGTGACCTCGGTGACGAATACGCTGATGCTGTCCACGTTCTGA
- a CDS encoding aldehyde dehydrogenase family protein: MTTLNRFYVDGQWIAPGANATAFEIVDPVSEARTGTLAMGSEADADRAVAAARAAFPAWSGSSRETRLALLERIAAIYQRRLPEIADAVRREIGAPVALCNALQAPIGLAHLRANLATLRDFAFETTHGKSHVRREAIGVAALITPWNWPLNQIVAKVAPALAAGCTVVLKPSEIAPFDAVIFAEILHEAGTPAGVFNMVFGAGAVVGARLASHPDVDMVSITGSTRAGVEVALAAAPTVKRVAQELGGKSALIVLDDADLQTAVASGVAQCMANSGQTCIAPTRMLVPRARYEEAVSIAAAAANAIPVGDPLDPATRMGPISNRAQYEKVQRLIETGMAEGARVAAGGLGRPAGLERGFFARPTIFADVHNDMQIAREEIFGPVLALIPYEDEDDAVRIANDSVYGLAGYIATNDMERARRIAARLRVGSVRINGAMLDVTVPFGGYKTSGNGREYGVEGLLEFLECKSVTM, from the coding sequence ATGACCACGCTGAACCGCTTTTATGTCGATGGCCAATGGATCGCGCCCGGTGCGAACGCCACCGCGTTCGAGATCGTCGATCCTGTTAGCGAGGCGCGCACCGGCACGCTCGCGATGGGCAGCGAAGCCGACGCCGATCGCGCCGTCGCGGCGGCGCGCGCCGCTTTTCCCGCATGGTCCGGGTCGAGCCGCGAAACGCGCCTCGCGCTGCTCGAACGCATCGCCGCGATCTATCAGCGCCGCCTGCCCGAAATCGCCGACGCGGTGCGCCGCGAGATCGGCGCGCCCGTGGCGCTGTGCAATGCGCTCCAGGCGCCCATCGGCCTCGCGCATCTGCGCGCCAACCTCGCCACGCTGCGCGACTTCGCCTTCGAGACCACGCACGGCAAGAGTCATGTGCGCCGCGAAGCGATCGGCGTGGCGGCGCTCATCACGCCCTGGAACTGGCCGCTGAACCAGATCGTGGCGAAGGTCGCGCCCGCGCTCGCGGCGGGCTGCACCGTCGTGCTCAAGCCCTCGGAAATCGCGCCGTTCGACGCCGTGATCTTCGCGGAAATCCTGCACGAAGCCGGCACGCCCGCGGGCGTGTTCAACATGGTGTTCGGCGCCGGCGCGGTGGTCGGCGCGCGGCTCGCCTCGCATCCCGACGTCGACATGGTATCGATCACGGGTTCGACGCGCGCGGGCGTCGAGGTGGCGCTCGCGGCCGCGCCCACGGTCAAGCGCGTCGCGCAGGAACTCGGCGGCAAGTCGGCGCTGATCGTGCTCGACGACGCCGATCTGCAAACGGCCGTCGCGAGCGGCGTGGCCCAATGCATGGCCAACTCGGGGCAGACCTGTATCGCGCCCACGCGCATGCTCGTGCCGCGCGCGCGTTACGAGGAAGCGGTGTCGATCGCGGCGGCGGCCGCGAACGCGATTCCCGTGGGCGATCCGCTCGACCCCGCCACGCGCATGGGGCCGATCTCGAATCGCGCGCAATACGAGAAGGTCCAGCGCCTGATCGAAACCGGCATGGCGGAAGGCGCGCGCGTGGCGGCGGGCGGATTGGGGCGCCCCGCCGGACTCGAACGCGGCTTCTTCGCGCGGCCGACGATCTTCGCCGACGTGCACAACGACATGCAAATCGCCCGCGAGGAAATCTTCGGTCCGGTGCTCGCGCTCATCCCCTACGAAGACGAAGACGACGCCGTGCGCATCGCCAACGACAGCGTCTACGGGCTCGCGGGCTATATCGCCACGAACGACATGGAACGCGCGCGCCGGATCGCGGCGCGCTTGCGTGTGGGTTCGGTGCGCATCAACGGCGCGATGCTCGACGTGACCGTGCCGTTCGGCGGCTACAAGACCTCGGGCAACGGGCGCGAGTACGGCGTGGAAGGCTTGCTGGAATTTCTCGAGTGCAAGTCGGTGACGATGTAG